One region of Bacillus zhangzhouensis genomic DNA includes:
- the malK gene encoding malate sensor histidine kinase MalK gives MKKTLRLQTRLTIFVCIVVLISLCITFFTIWSETAKNIHQQERDIALSTAKMVAEAPITVQSLENHSYSALRKYTTSVQQITKTEFVVIMDMNGIRKTHPNPQKIGKRFAGGDEKPVLQGKEHISTASGTLGRSMRAFVPVYNQNGKQLGAVAVGITLKEIDLIIHQSLLPLYFVTSLSLLSGIIGALIVARKVKKIMFGLEPDEIATLLKERSAMLESTKEGILAVDQHGKIKLANAEAKRLFHNMGIMVDPREQDVQTLLPSSGLKQVIETRKPLLDRDVRMNGLELVFNEVPITVKGEIVGAIATFRDKTEVKHLAEQLSGVKMYANALRAQSHEFMNKLHVILGLVQLKNYDDLGTYIKDIAIYQQTETNEIINHVKNSVLAGFLLGKQSYIREQGAALEVICSTQVPNTEDPALTHDLITVIGNLLNNALDAVSHTETKNISISFRYVQEQLHIEITDTGVGLTKEEQDIMFDQGFSTKGEDRGFGLYFVDQSIKKLNGHMIVTSEKGEGTTFSLRIPYKQKEDSHD, from the coding sequence GTGAAAAAAACTTTAAGACTGCAAACACGGCTGACGATCTTTGTATGTATCGTTGTCCTGATCTCCCTCTGTATCACATTCTTTACGATATGGTCGGAAACAGCCAAGAACATTCATCAGCAGGAACGTGACATTGCTCTTTCTACTGCCAAAATGGTCGCAGAGGCACCGATCACAGTACAATCATTAGAAAATCATTCATATTCAGCATTACGAAAATATACAACAAGTGTTCAGCAAATCACCAAAACCGAATTCGTTGTCATCATGGATATGAACGGCATCCGCAAAACACACCCGAATCCGCAGAAGATTGGAAAACGGTTTGCCGGCGGTGATGAAAAACCAGTATTACAGGGGAAAGAACATATTAGTACGGCTTCTGGAACACTTGGCAGATCCATGCGTGCTTTTGTTCCTGTTTATAATCAAAATGGAAAGCAGCTCGGGGCTGTGGCCGTAGGGATTACGTTAAAGGAAATTGACTTGATTATTCATCAAAGCTTACTTCCGCTCTACTTCGTCACATCACTCAGCCTTCTATCTGGCATCATCGGAGCACTCATTGTGGCAAGAAAAGTGAAGAAGATTATGTTTGGACTGGAGCCGGATGAGATCGCTACATTGTTAAAAGAACGAAGTGCCATGCTAGAATCAACAAAAGAAGGGATTCTTGCCGTCGATCAGCACGGAAAAATCAAGCTGGCCAATGCAGAGGCCAAACGGCTCTTTCATAATATGGGCATTATGGTTGATCCTAGAGAACAAGATGTTCAAACTCTCCTCCCTTCAAGCGGCTTAAAACAGGTCATTGAAACACGCAAGCCGCTGCTTGATCGTGACGTGAGAATGAATGGACTGGAGCTCGTCTTTAATGAAGTGCCAATTACGGTAAAAGGTGAAATTGTCGGGGCCATCGCCACCTTCCGTGACAAAACAGAAGTGAAACACCTGGCTGAGCAGCTTAGCGGGGTCAAAATGTATGCGAATGCCCTCCGTGCCCAGTCACATGAATTTATGAACAAGCTGCATGTTATTTTAGGATTGGTTCAGCTCAAAAACTATGATGACCTTGGCACTTATATCAAAGATATTGCGATTTATCAGCAGACGGAAACAAATGAAATCATCAACCATGTGAAAAACTCTGTTTTAGCAGGATTTTTACTAGGAAAACAAAGCTATATCAGGGAACAAGGTGCTGCCTTAGAGGTTATTTGCAGTACACAAGTGCCAAATACGGAGGACCCGGCCCTGACGCATGATCTCATTACCGTGATTGGCAACCTGTTAAATAACGCACTCGATGCTGTTTCTCATACTGAGACGAAAAACATCTCGATCTCCTTCAGATACGTCCAGGAGCAGCTTCACATTGAAATCACGGACACAGGTGTTGGTCTCACAAAAGAAGAACAAGACATCATGTTTGATCAAGGCTTTTCAACTAAAGGAGAAGACCGAGGGTTCGGACTCTACTTCGTTGACCAAAGCATCAAGAAATTGAACGGACATATGATTGTCACGAGTGAAAAAGGAGAAGGAACGACCTTTAGTCTCCGCATTCCGTATAAACAAAAGGAGGATTCACATGATTAA
- a CDS encoding response regulator, producing MINVLIVEDDPMVGELNKRYLTQIDGFELKGIATSFQQALEVLKTEVIHLVLLDIYMPGQNGLALLTEIRQQNHSVDVIVISAANEVDVVQQTIRNGAVDYLIKPFEFERFQSALAEYKRKHALYQSMNSMSQNDLDAKLFHKKAEAEKVLLPKGLTKSTLKLIWTSIQSFGQQAFTTEDLANHTEISQVSIRKYLKFLEDIEVVDVEMAYGTIGRPVFQYKLNTSNMNLIQQYL from the coding sequence ATGATTAATGTGTTAATAGTAGAAGATGATCCAATGGTTGGGGAGCTGAACAAACGCTACCTGACCCAAATCGATGGCTTTGAGTTAAAGGGGATTGCCACCTCTTTTCAGCAGGCACTTGAAGTGTTAAAAACAGAAGTCATTCACCTCGTACTGCTTGATATTTATATGCCTGGTCAAAATGGGCTGGCATTACTAACAGAAATTCGCCAGCAAAATCATTCCGTTGATGTCATTGTCATTTCGGCAGCCAATGAAGTAGATGTTGTACAGCAAACGATACGAAACGGAGCGGTTGATTATTTAATCAAGCCTTTTGAATTCGAACGTTTCCAATCAGCACTGGCAGAGTATAAACGGAAACACGCCCTTTATCAGTCCATGAACAGCATGTCGCAAAATGATTTAGATGCGAAGCTTTTTCATAAAAAAGCAGAGGCGGAAAAAGTCCTCTTGCCAAAAGGCCTGACCAAAAGCACACTTAAACTCATCTGGACAAGCATTCAATCATTTGGTCAGCAGGCTTTCACGACCGAAGACCTAGCCAATCATACAGAAATCTCTCAAGTCTCCATTAGAAAATACTTAAAATTCCTTGAGGACATCGAAGTGGTTGATGTTGAAATGGCGTATGGGACAATTGGACGTCCTGTTTTCCAATATAAACTGAACACGAGCAATATGAATTTGATTCAGCAATATCTTTAA